In Kogia breviceps isolate mKogBre1 chromosome 19, mKogBre1 haplotype 1, whole genome shotgun sequence, a single genomic region encodes these proteins:
- the CD300LG gene encoding CMRF35-like molecule 9 isoform X3 has protein sequence MRPLVLLWGCLVLPGYGALVGPKEISGFEGDTVSLQCIYGEELKKYRKYWCRESGFLISRCSGTVYSGEYGQKGKVSVHDKPWQLRFEVILRNLTLKDMGQYWCGVRRMGFDKTFSVSLLVFPASAGLHLTVTTAKLGKTGAEASPFTGTSPSEHAATSPHPATSPFARTSSHPATSLYAGTSPYAKTSPYAATLSNAGTSPHPATSPPAGISRQATRLDSTSTEDTSFVPIRSSSKPSSTGHGDTEEGEGPSVPLDFKGRRSLVADP, from the exons ATGCGGCCCCTTGTCCTGCTGTGGGGCTGCCTCGTGCTCCCAG GTTATGGAGCCCTGGTGGGCCCGAAGGAGATCAGCGGCTTTGAAGGTGACACCGTGTCCCTGCAGTGCATCTACGGGGAAGAGCTGAAGAAGTACAGGAAATACTGGTGCAGGGAGAGTGGGTTCTTGATCTCCCGCTGCTCTGGGACTGTCTACTCTGGAGAATATGGCCAGAAAGGCAAGGTGTCCGTCCACGACAAACCCTGGCAGCTCAGGTTTGAGGTGATCCTGAGGAACCTCACGCTGAAGGACATGGGGCAGTACTGGTGTGGGGTCAGAAGAATGGGCTTCGATAAGACTTTCTCGGTTTCTTTGCTCGTCTTTCCAG CTTCTGCTGGTCTCCACCTGACAGTCACCACAGCCAAGCTGGGGAAGACAGGGGCAGAGGCCTCTCCATTCACAGGGACCTCCCCATCCGAGCATGCAGCGACCTCTCCTCACCCGGCAACCTCTCCATTTGCAAGGACCTCTTCTCACCCAGCAACCTCTCTGTATGCAGGGACCTCTCCATATGCAAAGACCTCTCCGTATGCAGCAACCCTTTCAAATGCAGGGACCTCTCCTCACCCAGCAACCTCTCCTCCTGCAGGGATCTCCCGCCAAGCCACACGGCTGGACAGCACCTCCACAGAGGACACCAGTTTTGTCCCCATCAGAAGCAGCTCCAAGCCCAG CTCAACTGGCCACGGAGacacagaggaaggagaaggtCCATCTGTCCCACTTG
- the CD300LG gene encoding CMRF35-like molecule 9 isoform X7, translating to MRPLVLLWGCLVLPGYGALVGPKEISGFEGDTVSLQCIYGEELKKYRKYWCRESGFLISRCSGTVYSGEYGQKGKVSVHDKPWQLRFEVILRNLTLKDMGQYWCGVRRMGFDKTFSVSLLVFPGTSPYAKTSPYAATLSNAGTSPHPATSPPAGISRQATRLDSTSTEDTSFVPIRSSSKPSSTGHGDTEEGEGPSVPLDFKGRRSLVADP from the exons ATGCGGCCCCTTGTCCTGCTGTGGGGCTGCCTCGTGCTCCCAG GTTATGGAGCCCTGGTGGGCCCGAAGGAGATCAGCGGCTTTGAAGGTGACACCGTGTCCCTGCAGTGCATCTACGGGGAAGAGCTGAAGAAGTACAGGAAATACTGGTGCAGGGAGAGTGGGTTCTTGATCTCCCGCTGCTCTGGGACTGTCTACTCTGGAGAATATGGCCAGAAAGGCAAGGTGTCCGTCCACGACAAACCCTGGCAGCTCAGGTTTGAGGTGATCCTGAGGAACCTCACGCTGAAGGACATGGGGCAGTACTGGTGTGGGGTCAGAAGAATGGGCTTCGATAAGACTTTCTCGGTTTCTTTGCTCGTCTTTCCAG GGACCTCTCCATATGCAAAGACCTCTCCGTATGCAGCAACCCTTTCAAATGCAGGGACCTCTCCTCACCCAGCAACCTCTCCTCCTGCAGGGATCTCCCGCCAAGCCACACGGCTGGACAGCACCTCCACAGAGGACACCAGTTTTGTCCCCATCAGAAGCAGCTCCAAGCCCAG CTCAACTGGCCACGGAGacacagaggaaggagaaggtCCATCTGTCCCACTTG
- the CD300LG gene encoding CMRF35-like molecule 9 isoform X6, which translates to MRPLVLLWGCLVLPGYGALVGPKEISGFEGDTVSLQCIYGEELKKYRKYWCRESGFLISRCSGTVYSGEYGQKGKVSVHDKPWQLRFEVILRNLTLKDMGQYWCGVRRMGFDKTFSVSLLVFPGISRQATRLDSTSTEDTSFVPIRSSSKPRLLPSHPQGVHPDGPHVGPGPGAAGPSAGHRPGRPRQLRAPVEEESSTGHGDTEEGEGPSVPLDFKGRRSLVADP; encoded by the exons ATGCGGCCCCTTGTCCTGCTGTGGGGCTGCCTCGTGCTCCCAG GTTATGGAGCCCTGGTGGGCCCGAAGGAGATCAGCGGCTTTGAAGGTGACACCGTGTCCCTGCAGTGCATCTACGGGGAAGAGCTGAAGAAGTACAGGAAATACTGGTGCAGGGAGAGTGGGTTCTTGATCTCCCGCTGCTCTGGGACTGTCTACTCTGGAGAATATGGCCAGAAAGGCAAGGTGTCCGTCCACGACAAACCCTGGCAGCTCAGGTTTGAGGTGATCCTGAGGAACCTCACGCTGAAGGACATGGGGCAGTACTGGTGTGGGGTCAGAAGAATGGGCTTCGATAAGACTTTCTCGGTTTCTTTGCTCGTCTTTCCAG GGATCTCCCGCCAAGCCACACGGCTGGACAGCACCTCCACAGAGGACACCAGTTTTGTCCCCATCAGAAGCAGCTCCAAGCCCAG gctccttccatctCATCCGCAGGGCGTCCATCCCGATGGCCCGCATGTTGGCCCCGGTCCTGGTGCTGCTGGCCCTTCTGCTGGCCACAGGCCTGGCCGCCCTCGGCAGCTACGCGCTCCGGTGGAGGAAGAAAG CTCAACTGGCCACGGAGacacagaggaaggagaaggtCCATCTGTCCCACTTG
- the CD300LG gene encoding CMRF35-like molecule 9 isoform X4 produces the protein MRPLVLLWGCLVLPGYGALVGPKEISGFEGDTVSLQCIYGEELKKYRKYWCRESGFLISRCSGTVYSGEYGQKGKVSVHDKPWQLRFEVILRNLTLKDMGQYWCGVRRMGFDKTFSVSLLVFPGTSPYAKTSPYAATLSNAGTSPHPATSPPAGISRQATRLDSTSTEDTSFVPIRSSSKPRLLPSHPQGVHPDGPHVGPGPGAAGPSAGHRPGRPRQLRAPVEEESSTGHGDTEEGEGPSVPLDFKGRRSLVADP, from the exons ATGCGGCCCCTTGTCCTGCTGTGGGGCTGCCTCGTGCTCCCAG GTTATGGAGCCCTGGTGGGCCCGAAGGAGATCAGCGGCTTTGAAGGTGACACCGTGTCCCTGCAGTGCATCTACGGGGAAGAGCTGAAGAAGTACAGGAAATACTGGTGCAGGGAGAGTGGGTTCTTGATCTCCCGCTGCTCTGGGACTGTCTACTCTGGAGAATATGGCCAGAAAGGCAAGGTGTCCGTCCACGACAAACCCTGGCAGCTCAGGTTTGAGGTGATCCTGAGGAACCTCACGCTGAAGGACATGGGGCAGTACTGGTGTGGGGTCAGAAGAATGGGCTTCGATAAGACTTTCTCGGTTTCTTTGCTCGTCTTTCCAG GGACCTCTCCATATGCAAAGACCTCTCCGTATGCAGCAACCCTTTCAAATGCAGGGACCTCTCCTCACCCAGCAACCTCTCCTCCTGCAGGGATCTCCCGCCAAGCCACACGGCTGGACAGCACCTCCACAGAGGACACCAGTTTTGTCCCCATCAGAAGCAGCTCCAAGCCCAG gctccttccatctCATCCGCAGGGCGTCCATCCCGATGGCCCGCATGTTGGCCCCGGTCCTGGTGCTGCTGGCCCTTCTGCTGGCCACAGGCCTGGCCGCCCTCGGCAGCTACGCGCTCCGGTGGAGGAAGAAAG CTCAACTGGCCACGGAGacacagaggaaggagaaggtCCATCTGTCCCACTTG